One genomic window of Megachile rotundata isolate GNS110a chromosome 12, iyMegRotu1, whole genome shotgun sequence includes the following:
- the Rbp gene encoding RIMS binding protein isoform X4: MLQCCGVGGGASTAPQAPQLQDTGSAVGITTSTKTTIMQDAVLESILEQMRETEARKTELERQHAEAQNQLREKIAGRYQGPESVEALQSKIRELEKKTELQMVRHEELSLELTSLRRARSRGPMSHSAVPTSWPPAGSEIDRIIAKIEQDNSANRMIHDLDHTRGTITTQQPSVSQGILRSSSENLPNLGQHQHPPHPHALSLGIPTQMSHYAGSPMPLTPMMPGCPPLTPNGPPYHYSEPIPPAPSLSTSQSQPVFQQKIQQYQQPQVTHTELPSSHSQTALQTQQKQQTHTHFTSSQYQESYPHTQTYQQPLQQQQPQPQQHPASTTYLTSSSQSVIPHYTQPTQTAQSFQLNGSQQATTYPSLSITSHPNGTYSTGAGSSFTSQLSHHNFSVPQTSIPQTTLSSLPPYSTSSFHSTLGALTSVPQTVLPFSSVQSCFATSGSTYSTVGTNAFGTSGVSSGTTSTGLLQAISDPLQAMQQLSAQSQANQLQQQAIIQQIQQSLRATSPTATATTGHHFLGPRQMPKIPSSILSNPLDRLTNDNIVPEGQVDMLDIPGKGRCYVYIARFTYEPFQHSPNENPEAELPVQGGDYLLVWGQPDEDGFLDAETLDGRRGLVPANFVQKLVGDDLLEFHQAVLGLRDVDDSASTNIPQCYLQDIDLELAALEEGNRNRQAELSAYAELDNIAEEDEQEPPVPAPQHLTLERQLNKSVLIGWTAPENTHQLESYHVYVDGVLKVTVKATERTRALVEGVDSTRPHRISVRSVTHSRRTSRDAACTMVIGKDVALGPTAVKASNVTATSAVISWMPSNSNHQHVVCVNNVEVRTVKPGVYRHTITGLAPSTIYRVTVKAKNLRATHFEDQNTQAANNLACHVHFKTLPKGLPDPPVDIQVEAGPQDGTLLVTWQPVALNGSAVTGYAVYADGKKVTDVDSPTGDHALVDIHKLMGLNPKHITVRTKSRESQSGDSCATAIPCSVLRGGTTTHLQHGTTHMQDQGQPQPGMGQPDPHRMGVVDQRYPTAPVPSHMRRHRSTRVDAHGQVIIETDENLSDKEIYPGQSMSQMGVPEITKDSASEANYSEEDDPSRRCRGMPLHHGGQHRYGPQMGQQGLPGTHRSDRMGGPAGRPQDPYYDQPGNQRGRAPSYRGGRGTQAQGGAGHASSSAQQMNKRTRWFVAIYDYDPKTMSPNPDACEEELPFSKGDTIKVYGEKDADGFYWGECHGRRGYVPYNMVEEIKDQNQAGQGQAGRRGRWGDIYANMPVKKMIALYDYDPHELSPNVDSQVELAFQTGNEIYVYGELGEDGFYMGELNGVRGLVPSNFLTEAREQPPQGQLPPGNRRPPGQSQGPGVRGPPPPPREPPPPGHRRGKDACIVPVSVPVCHLDSRQQQQQPSLMNNQQHELQHQQNNPPHLAYQQANHHSYTTVTTSNQHGPTPMGAHQQGPVPPHLQQQGKGRGGVINRRSNVPGGMQGPGQHMQQQQQDYQQQNQPYQQQQPNQQNQNYQQQNQGYQQQGPGFGPQGQQFQQQPQQQQQQQQQQQQQQQNQPYAQQNQGAPMQGTQSTSKPMRGIPTVLPTPQAKTQPNTTQGQQQQQQQQQQQSTGPNLMQKFTEMAGASAGGDILSKGKELIFMKFGLGK, translated from the exons ATGTTGCAGTGCTGTGGTGTTGGAGGTGGCGCTTCCACGGCACCTCAGGCTCCGCAGCTGCAGGATACCGGATCTGCTGTCGGGATTACCACCTCCACGAAAACCACCATCATGCAGGACGCGGTTCTTGAGTCTATCCTCGAG CAAATGCGTGAGACGGAAGCCCGAAAAACGGAGCTGGAACGCCAACACGCAGAAGCACAGAATCAGCTACGCGAAAAGATAGCAGGCCGATATCAAGGCCCAGAATCTGTCGAGGCATTGCAGTCGAAGATAAGAGAACTGGAGAAGAAGACGGAACTACAGATGGTCAGACACGAGGAATTATCGTTGGAATTGACAAGTTTGAGACGAGCACGAAGCAGAGGACCGATGAGTCATTCAGCGGTACCGACTTCTTGGCCTCCGGCTGGTTCTGAAATTGACAGAATAATAGCAAAAATAGAACAAGATAATAG tGCTAACAGGATGATACACGATTTGGACCATACTCGGGGAACCATTACCACGCAGCAACCCTCAGTTTCACAGGGTATTTTGCGATCCAGCTCGGAAAATCTTCCCAATCTCGGTCAACATCAACATCCACCCCATCCGCACGCTTTGAGCCTGGGAATACCGACTCAGATGAGTCAC TACGCAGGTTCACCGATGCCCCTAACGCCGATGATGCCCGGATGTCCACCGCTGACCCCGAACGGGCCTCCGTATCATTACAGCGAACCAATCCCACCAGCACCGTCACTTTCCACCAGTCAGTCGCAGCCAGTTTTTCAACAAAAGATACAGCAGTATCAGCAACCCCAAGTAACTCATACCGAGTTGCCGAGCTCTCATTCTCAAACTGCTCTACAAACACAACAGAAGCAACAAACGCACACCCACTTCACGAGCAGTCAGTACCAGGAGAGTTATCCTCATACGCAAACCTATCAGCAGCCGCTCCAGCAGCAACAACCGCAACCGCAGCAACATCCGGCCTCTACAACGTACCTGACATCATCGAGTCAAAGCGTAATTCCTCATTACACGCAGCCCACTCAAACCGCCCAAAGTTTTCAATTAAACGGAAGTCAACAG GCAACGACGTATCCAAGTTTGTCCATTACATCCCATCCAAACGGAACCTATAGTACAGGAGCGGGTAGTAGCTTTACCTCTCAGTTGTCGCATCATAATTTCTCTGTTCCACAAACTAGTATCCCACAAACAACGCTGTCGTCGTTGCCACCATATTCGACGAGCTCCTTTCATTCTACCTTGGGCGCGCTTACTAGTGTACCCCAAACCGTTCTTCCTTTCTCGAGCGTACAGAGCTGTTTTGCTACTAGTGGATCGACTTACTCTACCGTCGGGACCAATGCTTTTGGCACGTCTGGCGTGAGCTCAG GTACAACATCAACAGGCTTGTTACAAGCAATAAGCGATCCTCTTCAAGCGATGCAGCAACTTTCTGCGCAATCTCAAGCCAATCAGCTGCAACAACAGGCAATCATTCAACAGATTCAGCAAAGTTTACGCGCCACATCGCCAACGGCAACAGCAACGACGGGTCATCATTTTCTTGGTCCAAGGCAAATGCCAAAAATACCAAGTAGTATACTTTCGAATCCCTTGGATCGACTGACCAATGACAATATCGTGCCCGAGGGTCAAGTGGATATGTTAGACATACCGGGCAAGGGAAGATGTTACGTTTATATAGCTCGTTTCACTTACGAGCCGTTTCAGCACTCGCCCAATGAAAATCCAGAAGCTGAACTGCCTGTCCAGGGTGGTGATTATCTCCTCGTTTGGGGACAACCGGACGAAGATGGTTTTCTCGACGCTGAAACACTCGATGGCAGACGAGGTCTCGTTCCAGCTAATTTCGTTCAAAAACTCGTTGGCGACGATCTACTAGAATTTCATCAAGCTGTCCTTGGCCTTAGAGACGTCGACGATTCTGCTTCCACAAATATTCCTCAA TGTTATCTACAAGATATCGATCTCGAATTAGCGGCTCTAGAAGAAGGGAATCGGAATCGACAGGCTGAACTGTCCGCTTACGCAGAACTGGATAACATCGCGGAGGAAGACGAACAAGAACCACCAG TTCCGGCGCCGCAGCACCTCACTCTCGAGCGGCAGCTGAACAAGAGTGTCCTAATCGGTTGGACAGCCCCAGAAAATACCCATCAGCTAGAATCGTACCACGTCTACGTAGACGGGGTGTTGAAGGTCACCGTGAAAGCAACGGAGAGGACCAGAGCATTGGTTGAAGGAGTTGACTCTACCAGG CCACACAGAATAAGCGTGCGTTCGGTGACACATTCGAGAAGAACGTCACGTGACGCCGCTTGTACGATGGTAATCGGTAAGGATGTTGCTTTGGGTCCAACTGCCGTCAAGGCATCGAACGTAACCGCCACCAGTGCTGTCATTTCCTGGATGCCTAGTAACAGCAATCATCAGCACGTTGTTTGTGTGAACAACGTGGAAGTTCGAACAGTAAAGCCTGGAGTTTATAGACACACAATAACCGGCTTGGCACCCTCCACGATCTACAGAGTGACTGTCAAAGCGAAGAATTTGAGAGCGACGCACTTCGAGGACCAAAACACTCAAGCAGCTAATAATTTAGCATGTCACGTCCACTTTAAAACACTACCCAAAGGATTACCTGATCCTCCGGTCGATATCCAG GTGGAGGCTGGACCGCAGGACGGCACTTTGCTAGTGACCTGGCAGCCTGTTGCCCTAAACGGTTCGGCCGTCACCGGTTACGCGGTGTACGCCGATGGGAAAAAGGTCACCGATGTAGACAGCCCCACTGGTGACCACGCTCTGGTTGATATACATAAACTTATGGGCCTGAATCCAAAACATATTACAGTCAGAACTAAAAGCAGGGAAAGTCAGTCGGGCGATAGTTGCGCCACTGCTATTCCCTGCAGTGTTCTTCGCGGCGGAACTACGACCCATTTACAACATGGAACCACTCATATGCAAGATCAAGGACAACCGCAACCCGGCATGGGACAACCGGATCCGCATCGTATGGGTGTTGTAGATCAGAGATATCCAACGGCTCCTGTACCCTCTCATATGAGAAGACACAGAAGCACTAGAGTCGATGCTCACGGTCAAGTTATCATCGAAACCGACGAGAATTTGTCTGACAAAGAAATTTATCCTGGGCAGAGCATGTCCCAGATGG GGGTTCCAGAAATCACCAAGGATTCCGCGAGCGAAGCGAATTACAGCGAGGAAGACGATCCTTCCCGTAGATGTAGAGGAATGCCATTACATCATGGCGGACAGCATCGATACGGTCCTCAAATGGGACAACAAGGACTTCCAGGAACACATAGATCCGATAGAATGGGTGGCCCTGCTGGTAGACCTCAAGATCCTTATTACGATCAACCAG GAAATCAGAGAGGCAGGGCTCCTAGCTATCGTGGTGGACGAGGGACACAAGCTCAAGGTGGTGCTGGTCACGCATCGAGTAGTGCTCAACAAATGAACAAAAGAACACGCTGGTTTGTTGCTATTTACGATTACGATCCAAAAACTATGTCGCCAAATCCAGATGCTTGTGAAGAAGAATTACCATTCTCCAAGGGCGACACCATCAAG GTATACGGCGAAAAAGACGCGGATGGATTTTATTGGGGCGAATGTCACGGTAGACGAGGATATGTCCCTTACAACATGGTTGAAGAAATCAAAGATCAAAATCAAGCTGGACAAGGTCAAGCTGGTAGAAGAGGAAGATGGGGTGACATTTATGCCAATATGCCCGTGAAGAAGATGATAGCACTCTATGATTACGATCCTCACGAATTATCTCCAAATGTTGATTCT CAAGTCGAATTGGCGTTCCAAACTGGAAACGAGATCTACGTGTACGGAGAATTGGGTGAAGATGGATTCTATATGGGAGAACTAAACGGAGTTCGTGGTTTAGTTCCAAGTAACTTCCTTACCGAAGCTCGCGAACAACCACCGCAAGGTCAACTTCCGCCAGGAAACAGAAGACCACCAGGACAAAGTCAAGGACCCGGAGTGAGAGGACCGCCTCCTCCACCTCGAGAACCTCCTCCGCCTGGTCATCGACGAGGCAAAG ATGCCTGCATTGtgcctgtgtctgtccctgtctgtcacttaGACTCtagacaacaacaacaacaaccatCACTAATGAACAACCAACAACATGAACTCCAACATCAACAAAACAATCCACCGCATCTAGCGTACCAACAAGCGAATCACCACAGCTACACAACTGTAACCACGTCCAATCAGCATGGGCCCACGCCCATGGGCGCCCATCAACAAGGTCCCGTACCGCCCCATCTTCAACAACAG GGGAAGGGGAGGGGAGGCGTGATCAATCGTCGTAGTAATGTACCAGGAGGTATGCAAGGTCCTGGCCAGCACatgcagcaacagcaacaagaTTACCAACAACAGAATCAACCGTATCAACAGCAACAGCCTAATCAACAGAATCAGAACTACCAACAACAAAATCAAGGATATCAACAGCAAGGTCCAGGATTTGGCCCACAGGGTCAACAGTTCCAACAACAACctcaacagcaacagcagcaacaacaacagcagcagcaacaacaacagaaTCAACCGTACGCGCAACAGAATCAAGGTGCTCCGATGCAGGGTACTCAGAGCACCAGCAAACCGATGAGAGGAATACCGACGGTGCTGCCCACACCGCAAGCGAAAACGCAACCGAACACGACGCAGggacagcaacaacagcaacaacaacagcagcaacagagTACAGGGCCGAATCTGATGCAAAAATTCACGGAGATGGCCGGTGCGAGCGCTGGCGGCGATATTCTGTCCAAAGGGAAAGAACtgattttcatgaaattcgGTCTGGGCAAGTGA
- the Rbp gene encoding RIMS binding protein isoform X2, whose product MLQCCGVGGGASTAPQAPQLQDTGSAVGITTSTKTTIMQDAVLESILEQMRETEARKTELERQHAEAQNQLREKIAGRYQGPESVEALQSKIRELEKKTELQMVRHEELSLELTSLRRARSRGPMSHSAVPTSWPPAGSEIDRIIAKIEQDNSANRMIHDLDHTRGTITTQQPSVSQGILRSSSENLPNLGQHQHPPHPHALSLGIPTQMSHYAGSPMPLTPMMPGCPPLTPNGPPYHYSEPIPPAPSLSTSQSQPVFQQKIQQYQQPQVTHTELPSSHSQTALQTQQKQQTHTHFTSSQYQESYPHTQTYQQPLQQQQPQPQQHPASTTYLTSSSQSVIPHYTQPTQTAQSFQLNGSQQATTYPSLSITSHPNGTYSTGAGSSFTSQLSHHNFSVPQTSIPQTTLSSLPPYSTSSFHSTLGALTSVPQTVLPFSSVQSCFATSGSTYSTVGTNAFGTSGVSSGTTSTGLLQAISDPLQAMQQLSAQSQANQLQQQAIIQQIQQSLRATSPTATATTGHHFLGPRQMPKIPSSILSNPLDRLTNDNIVPEGQVDMLDIPGKGRCYVYIARFTYEPFQHSPNENPEAELPVQGGDYLLVWGQPDEDGFLDAETLDGRRGLVPANFVQKLVGDDLLEFHQAVLGLRDVDDSASTNIPQCYLQDIDLELAALEEGNRNRQAELSAYAELDNIAEEDEQEPPEVYLFSDLVPAPQHLTLERQLNKSVLIGWTAPENTHQLESYHVYVDGVLKVTVKATERTRALVEGVDSTRPHRISVRSVTHSRRTSRDAACTMVIGKDVALGPTAVKASNVTATSAVISWMPSNSNHQHVVCVNNVEVRTVKPGVYRHTITGLAPSTIYRVTVKAKNLRATHFEDQNTQAANNLACHVHFKTLPKGLPDPPVDIQVEAGPQDGTLLVTWQPVALNGSAVTGYAVYADGKKVTDVDSPTGDHALVDIHKLMGLNPKHITVRTKSRESQSGDSCATAIPCSVLRGGTTTHLQHGTTHMQDQGQPQPGMGQPDPHRMGVVDQRYPTAPVPSHMRRHRSTRVDAHGQVIIETDENLSDKEIYPGQSMSQMGVPEITKDSASEANYSEEDDPSRRCRGMPLHHGGQHRYGPQMGQQGLPGTHRSDRMGGPAGRPQDPYYDQPGNQRGRAPSYRGGRGTQAQGGAGHASSSAQQMNKRTRWFVAIYDYDPKTMSPNPDACEEELPFSKGDTIKVYGEKDADGFYWGECHGRRGYVPYNMVEEIKDQNQAGQGQAGRRGRWGDIYANMPVKKMIALYDYDPHELSPNVDSQVELAFQTGNEIYVYGELGEDGFYMGELNGVRGLVPSNFLTEAREQPPQGQLPPGNRRPPGQSQGPGVRGPPPPPREPPPPGHRRGKDACIVPVSVPVCHLDSRQQQQQPSLMNNQQHELQHQQNNPPHLAYQQANHHSYTTVTTSNQHGPTPMGAHQQGPVPPHLQQQGKGRGGVINRRSNVPGGMQGPGQHMQQQQQDYQQQNQPYQQQQPNQQNQNYQQQNQGYQQQGPGFGPQGQQFQQQPQQQQQQQQQQQQQQQNQPYAQQNQGAPMQGTQSTSKPMRGIPTVLPTPQAKTQPNTTQGQQQQQQQQQQQSTGPNLMQKFTEMAGASAGGDILSKGKELIFMKFGLGK is encoded by the exons ATGTTGCAGTGCTGTGGTGTTGGAGGTGGCGCTTCCACGGCACCTCAGGCTCCGCAGCTGCAGGATACCGGATCTGCTGTCGGGATTACCACCTCCACGAAAACCACCATCATGCAGGACGCGGTTCTTGAGTCTATCCTCGAG CAAATGCGTGAGACGGAAGCCCGAAAAACGGAGCTGGAACGCCAACACGCAGAAGCACAGAATCAGCTACGCGAAAAGATAGCAGGCCGATATCAAGGCCCAGAATCTGTCGAGGCATTGCAGTCGAAGATAAGAGAACTGGAGAAGAAGACGGAACTACAGATGGTCAGACACGAGGAATTATCGTTGGAATTGACAAGTTTGAGACGAGCACGAAGCAGAGGACCGATGAGTCATTCAGCGGTACCGACTTCTTGGCCTCCGGCTGGTTCTGAAATTGACAGAATAATAGCAAAAATAGAACAAGATAATAG tGCTAACAGGATGATACACGATTTGGACCATACTCGGGGAACCATTACCACGCAGCAACCCTCAGTTTCACAGGGTATTTTGCGATCCAGCTCGGAAAATCTTCCCAATCTCGGTCAACATCAACATCCACCCCATCCGCACGCTTTGAGCCTGGGAATACCGACTCAGATGAGTCAC TACGCAGGTTCACCGATGCCCCTAACGCCGATGATGCCCGGATGTCCACCGCTGACCCCGAACGGGCCTCCGTATCATTACAGCGAACCAATCCCACCAGCACCGTCACTTTCCACCAGTCAGTCGCAGCCAGTTTTTCAACAAAAGATACAGCAGTATCAGCAACCCCAAGTAACTCATACCGAGTTGCCGAGCTCTCATTCTCAAACTGCTCTACAAACACAACAGAAGCAACAAACGCACACCCACTTCACGAGCAGTCAGTACCAGGAGAGTTATCCTCATACGCAAACCTATCAGCAGCCGCTCCAGCAGCAACAACCGCAACCGCAGCAACATCCGGCCTCTACAACGTACCTGACATCATCGAGTCAAAGCGTAATTCCTCATTACACGCAGCCCACTCAAACCGCCCAAAGTTTTCAATTAAACGGAAGTCAACAG GCAACGACGTATCCAAGTTTGTCCATTACATCCCATCCAAACGGAACCTATAGTACAGGAGCGGGTAGTAGCTTTACCTCTCAGTTGTCGCATCATAATTTCTCTGTTCCACAAACTAGTATCCCACAAACAACGCTGTCGTCGTTGCCACCATATTCGACGAGCTCCTTTCATTCTACCTTGGGCGCGCTTACTAGTGTACCCCAAACCGTTCTTCCTTTCTCGAGCGTACAGAGCTGTTTTGCTACTAGTGGATCGACTTACTCTACCGTCGGGACCAATGCTTTTGGCACGTCTGGCGTGAGCTCAG GTACAACATCAACAGGCTTGTTACAAGCAATAAGCGATCCTCTTCAAGCGATGCAGCAACTTTCTGCGCAATCTCAAGCCAATCAGCTGCAACAACAGGCAATCATTCAACAGATTCAGCAAAGTTTACGCGCCACATCGCCAACGGCAACAGCAACGACGGGTCATCATTTTCTTGGTCCAAGGCAAATGCCAAAAATACCAAGTAGTATACTTTCGAATCCCTTGGATCGACTGACCAATGACAATATCGTGCCCGAGGGTCAAGTGGATATGTTAGACATACCGGGCAAGGGAAGATGTTACGTTTATATAGCTCGTTTCACTTACGAGCCGTTTCAGCACTCGCCCAATGAAAATCCAGAAGCTGAACTGCCTGTCCAGGGTGGTGATTATCTCCTCGTTTGGGGACAACCGGACGAAGATGGTTTTCTCGACGCTGAAACACTCGATGGCAGACGAGGTCTCGTTCCAGCTAATTTCGTTCAAAAACTCGTTGGCGACGATCTACTAGAATTTCATCAAGCTGTCCTTGGCCTTAGAGACGTCGACGATTCTGCTTCCACAAATATTCCTCAA TGTTATCTACAAGATATCGATCTCGAATTAGCGGCTCTAGAAGAAGGGAATCGGAATCGACAGGCTGAACTGTCCGCTTACGCAGAACTGGATAACATCGCGGAGGAAGACGAACAAGAACCACCAG AAGTCTACCTGTTTTCGGACCTAGTTCCGGCGCCGCAGCACCTCACTCTCGAGCGGCAGCTGAACAAGAGTGTCCTAATCGGTTGGACAGCCCCAGAAAATACCCATCAGCTAGAATCGTACCACGTCTACGTAGACGGGGTGTTGAAGGTCACCGTGAAAGCAACGGAGAGGACCAGAGCATTGGTTGAAGGAGTTGACTCTACCAGG CCACACAGAATAAGCGTGCGTTCGGTGACACATTCGAGAAGAACGTCACGTGACGCCGCTTGTACGATGGTAATCGGTAAGGATGTTGCTTTGGGTCCAACTGCCGTCAAGGCATCGAACGTAACCGCCACCAGTGCTGTCATTTCCTGGATGCCTAGTAACAGCAATCATCAGCACGTTGTTTGTGTGAACAACGTGGAAGTTCGAACAGTAAAGCCTGGAGTTTATAGACACACAATAACCGGCTTGGCACCCTCCACGATCTACAGAGTGACTGTCAAAGCGAAGAATTTGAGAGCGACGCACTTCGAGGACCAAAACACTCAAGCAGCTAATAATTTAGCATGTCACGTCCACTTTAAAACACTACCCAAAGGATTACCTGATCCTCCGGTCGATATCCAG GTGGAGGCTGGACCGCAGGACGGCACTTTGCTAGTGACCTGGCAGCCTGTTGCCCTAAACGGTTCGGCCGTCACCGGTTACGCGGTGTACGCCGATGGGAAAAAGGTCACCGATGTAGACAGCCCCACTGGTGACCACGCTCTGGTTGATATACATAAACTTATGGGCCTGAATCCAAAACATATTACAGTCAGAACTAAAAGCAGGGAAAGTCAGTCGGGCGATAGTTGCGCCACTGCTATTCCCTGCAGTGTTCTTCGCGGCGGAACTACGACCCATTTACAACATGGAACCACTCATATGCAAGATCAAGGACAACCGCAACCCGGCATGGGACAACCGGATCCGCATCGTATGGGTGTTGTAGATCAGAGATATCCAACGGCTCCTGTACCCTCTCATATGAGAAGACACAGAAGCACTAGAGTCGATGCTCACGGTCAAGTTATCATCGAAACCGACGAGAATTTGTCTGACAAAGAAATTTATCCTGGGCAGAGCATGTCCCAGATGG GGGTTCCAGAAATCACCAAGGATTCCGCGAGCGAAGCGAATTACAGCGAGGAAGACGATCCTTCCCGTAGATGTAGAGGAATGCCATTACATCATGGCGGACAGCATCGATACGGTCCTCAAATGGGACAACAAGGACTTCCAGGAACACATAGATCCGATAGAATGGGTGGCCCTGCTGGTAGACCTCAAGATCCTTATTACGATCAACCAG GAAATCAGAGAGGCAGGGCTCCTAGCTATCGTGGTGGACGAGGGACACAAGCTCAAGGTGGTGCTGGTCACGCATCGAGTAGTGCTCAACAAATGAACAAAAGAACACGCTGGTTTGTTGCTATTTACGATTACGATCCAAAAACTATGTCGCCAAATCCAGATGCTTGTGAAGAAGAATTACCATTCTCCAAGGGCGACACCATCAAG GTATACGGCGAAAAAGACGCGGATGGATTTTATTGGGGCGAATGTCACGGTAGACGAGGATATGTCCCTTACAACATGGTTGAAGAAATCAAAGATCAAAATCAAGCTGGACAAGGTCAAGCTGGTAGAAGAGGAAGATGGGGTGACATTTATGCCAATATGCCCGTGAAGAAGATGATAGCACTCTATGATTACGATCCTCACGAATTATCTCCAAATGTTGATTCT CAAGTCGAATTGGCGTTCCAAACTGGAAACGAGATCTACGTGTACGGAGAATTGGGTGAAGATGGATTCTATATGGGAGAACTAAACGGAGTTCGTGGTTTAGTTCCAAGTAACTTCCTTACCGAAGCTCGCGAACAACCACCGCAAGGTCAACTTCCGCCAGGAAACAGAAGACCACCAGGACAAAGTCAAGGACCCGGAGTGAGAGGACCGCCTCCTCCACCTCGAGAACCTCCTCCGCCTGGTCATCGACGAGGCAAAG ATGCCTGCATTGtgcctgtgtctgtccctgtctgtcacttaGACTCtagacaacaacaacaacaaccatCACTAATGAACAACCAACAACATGAACTCCAACATCAACAAAACAATCCACCGCATCTAGCGTACCAACAAGCGAATCACCACAGCTACACAACTGTAACCACGTCCAATCAGCATGGGCCCACGCCCATGGGCGCCCATCAACAAGGTCCCGTACCGCCCCATCTTCAACAACAG GGGAAGGGGAGGGGAGGCGTGATCAATCGTCGTAGTAATGTACCAGGAGGTATGCAAGGTCCTGGCCAGCACatgcagcaacagcaacaagaTTACCAACAACAGAATCAACCGTATCAACAGCAACAGCCTAATCAACAGAATCAGAACTACCAACAACAAAATCAAGGATATCAACAGCAAGGTCCAGGATTTGGCCCACAGGGTCAACAGTTCCAACAACAACctcaacagcaacagcagcaacaacaacagcagcagcaacaacaacagaaTCAACCGTACGCGCAACAGAATCAAGGTGCTCCGATGCAGGGTACTCAGAGCACCAGCAAACCGATGAGAGGAATACCGACGGTGCTGCCCACACCGCAAGCGAAAACGCAACCGAACACGACGCAGggacagcaacaacagcaacaacaacagcagcaacagagTACAGGGCCGAATCTGATGCAAAAATTCACGGAGATGGCCGGTGCGAGCGCTGGCGGCGATATTCTGTCCAAAGGGAAAGAACtgattttcatgaaattcgGTCTGGGCAAGTGA